A region of Staphylococcus sp. IVB6181 DNA encodes the following proteins:
- a CDS encoding aldehyde dehydrogenase family protein yields MIVRQCPVGVVGAITPWNFPSAMITRKMAPALAAGYTIRLSCLLLHE; encoded by the coding sequence GTGATTGTCAGACAATGCCCTGTAGGTGTTGTGGGTGCTATTACCCCATGGAACTTCCCTTCCGCAATGATTACACGTAAAATGGCACCAGCACTCGCAGCGGGATACACAATTCGGCTTAGCTGCTTATTACTTCACGAATGA